In one Solanum dulcamara chromosome 1, daSolDulc1.2, whole genome shotgun sequence genomic region, the following are encoded:
- the LOC129899228 gene encoding serine carboxypeptidase-like, with amino-acid sequence MVQMKLSHFLSHLLLLLLVISPSSSFAKISILPSRFASKQAEKLIRELNLFPKESDNIVDRDPFPTADDASRIVEKRLSFPNLANSSVSFEDLGHHAGYYKIKHSHAARLFYFFFESRGSKDDPVVIWLSGGPGCSSELALFYENGPFSISKDLSLVPNEYGWDKVSNLIYVDQPTGTGFSYSSDRRDLCHTETCVSDDLYDFIQAFFDEHPELVKNEFYITGESYAGHYIPAFAARVHKGNKGKEGTHINLKGFAIGNGLTDPKIQYRAYTDYALDMGLVSKSDHDRINKLLPVCDVAVNLCGTNGKISCLAAYFVCNSIFTAVRASAGVDINHYDIRKKCVGRLCYDFSDMEKMLNLGSVKHALGVEDIEFVSCSTTVYQAMLVDWMRNLEVGIPTLLEDGIKLLVYAGEYDLICNWLGNSRWVQAMEWKGQKEFVASPEVPFEVNGSEAGLLRSHGPLSFLKVHDAGHMVPMDQPKAALEMLKRWTRGTLSQQTTEPENLVASI; translated from the exons ATGGTTCAAATGAAGCTTTCGCATTTTCTctctcatcttcttcttcttctccttgttATTTCTCCTTCATCTTCATTCGCGAAGATTTCAATACTACCTTCGAGGTTCGCATCGAAGCAAGCTGAGAAATTGATTCGGGAGCTCAATTTGTTTCCTAAGGAATCCGACAACATCGTCGATCGGGATCCATTTCCGACCGCCGATGATGCTTCTAGAATCGTCGAAAAGCGATTATCATTCCCTAATTTGGCGAATTCTAGTGTTTCGTTTGAAGATTTGGGGCATCATGCTGGTTATTATAAGATTAAGCATTCTCATGCTGCCAG GTTGTTCTATTTCTTCTTTGAATCACGCGGTAGTAAGGACGACCCTGTTGTCATCTGGTTGAGTGGAGGGCCTGGTTGCAGTAGTGAGTTGGCCCTTTTCTATGAAAATGGGCCTTTTTCTATTTCAAAAGATCTGTCACTTGTGCCGAATGAATATGGGTGGGACAAG GTATCAAACCTTATCTATGTAGACCAACCTACAGGTACTGGCTTCAGTTACAGTTCTGACAGGCGTGACCTCTGTCACACTGAAACATGTGTTAGCGACGACTTGTATGACTTTATCCAG GCTTTCTTTGACGAGCATCCAGAGCTTGTAAAGAACGAATTCTACATAACCGGAGAATCATATGCTGGGCACTACATTCCTGCTTTTGCTGCAAGAGTACACAAAGGAAATAAGGGTAAAGAAGGAACACATATAAACTTAAAG GGATTTGCCATCGGGAATGGTCTTACAGATCCCAAAATACAATACCGTGCATACACTGACTATGCATTGGACATGGGATTAGTTTCGAAGTCTGATCATGATCGTATCAACAAACTACTTCCAGTTTGTGATGTCGCAGTAAACCTTTGTG GCACTAATGGGAAAATCTCTTGCTTGGCGGCTTATTTTGTTTGCAATTCTATATTCACTGCTGTCCGTGCAAGTGCTGGGGTTGACATCAAT CACTATGACATCAGAAAGAAGTGTGTGGGACGACTTTGCTACGACTTCTCAGACATGGAGAAAATGCTGAATCTGGGCTCTGTTAAGCATGCTCTTGGCGTTGAGGATATAGAGTTTGTCTCGTGTAGTACTACTGTGTACCAGGCAATGCTTGTTGACTGGATGAGGAACTTGGAAGTAGGAATTCCAACCTTGCTCGAGGATGGAATAAAGCTGCTTGTGTATGCTGGAGAATATGATCTTATTTGCAACTGGCTTG GTAACTCAAGATGGGTTCAGGCCATGGAATGGAAAGGTCAGAAAGAGTTTGTAGCATCTCCCGAAGTCCCTTTTGAAGTGAATGGTTCTGAAGCAGGATTGTTGAGAAGCCACGGACCTCTAAGTTTCCTCAAG GTTCATGATGCTGGACACATGGTTCCAATGGATCAGCCTAAAGCTGCCTTAGAAATGCTGAAGAGGTGGACTAGAGGCACCCTTTCTCAGCAGACGACTGAGCCCGAAAACTTGGTCGCttcaatatga